The proteins below are encoded in one region of Candidatus Eisenbacteria bacterium:
- a CDS encoding glutamine amidotransferase, with translation MKKGVLILKVGEALPGIRERRGDFEDWIGRGLGGGLPVRVADGRREALPDPAEYAGVVVTGSRENVTDGTAWMIRAAQWLSGAVRQEVPLLGICFGHQILAYALGGEVGPNPAGRNFGTVSFRSAAGAAGDPLFRGFPDSFPAQASHAQRVLRLPPGAVLLASADADPHAAFRAGSRVWGVQFHPEFDAGITADYVDAYRKELAAGGLDPDRLISGVRETPEAAAILRRFAEVAAAG, from the coding sequence GTGAAGAAGGGCGTGCTGATCTTGAAGGTCGGGGAAGCGCTTCCCGGCATACGCGAAAGACGCGGCGATTTCGAGGACTGGATCGGACGGGGCTTGGGCGGAGGGCTTCCGGTACGGGTCGCCGACGGGCGGCGAGAGGCGCTTCCGGACCCGGCGGAGTACGCCGGCGTGGTCGTCACCGGTTCTCGGGAGAACGTGACCGACGGGACGGCGTGGATGATCCGCGCGGCGCAATGGCTCTCCGGCGCGGTCCGGCAAGAAGTGCCCCTTCTCGGGATCTGTTTCGGCCATCAGATCCTCGCCTACGCCCTCGGCGGCGAGGTGGGGCCGAACCCGGCGGGAAGGAACTTCGGCACCGTCTCCTTCCGGTCGGCCGCCGGAGCGGCGGGGGATCCTCTTTTCCGTGGGTTCCCCGATTCGTTTCCCGCGCAGGCGAGCCACGCCCAGCGCGTGCTCCGTCTTCCCCCCGGAGCGGTTCTGCTCGCCTCCGCCGACGCGGACCCGCACGCCGCGTTCCGGGCCGGGAGCCGCGTTTGGGGAGTCCAGTTCCACCCCGAATTCGACGCCGGAATCACCGCGGATTATGTCGACGCCTATCGCAAAGAACTCGCCGCCGGGGGGCTCGACCCGGACCGTCTGATCTCCGGCGTAAGAGAGACGCCGGAAGCGGCGGCGATCCTCCGCCGTTTCGCGGAAGTCGCGGCGGCGGGTTGA